One Hordeum vulgare subsp. vulgare chromosome 4H, MorexV3_pseudomolecules_assembly, whole genome shotgun sequence DNA window includes the following coding sequences:
- the LOC123450493 gene encoding RNA-binding protein CP29B, chloroplastic-like, translating to MGHPEKAHIMGVAAAPPPIQYRPNPSPPQPSVAAAPPPPSHHQIPSGGDGFHRQGRGNFGGGPIVVGNGGGGNGPGATTLFVGDLHWWTTDADLEAELVKYGRVKEVRFFDEKASGKSKGYCKVDFFNPRAAVACKEGMNGHPFNGRPCVIVFALPNIVRRMGEAQLKNNQPMGQKNSGPI from the exons aTGGGGCACCCGGAGAAGGCCCACATTATGGGtgtcgccgccgcccctccccccaTCCAATACCGCCCCAACCCGTCGCCTCCTCAGCCTTCCGTCGccgcggcgccgccgccgccttcccaCCACCAGATCCCGTCGGGAGGAGACGGCTTCCACCGTCAGGGAAGGGGCAACTTCGGGGGAGGACCAATAGTTGTTGGCAACGGCGGGGGTGGCAACGGCCCTGGCGCCACGACGCTCTTCGTTGGGGACCTCCATTGGTGGACGACGGACGCGGATCTGGAGGCGGAGCTGGTCAAGTACGGCCGTGTCAAGGAAGTCAGGTTCTTTGATGAGAAGGCGAGCGGGAAATCCAAGGGTTATTGCAAGGTCGATTTCTTCAACCCTCGCGCTGCTGTCGCCTGCAAGGAGGGCATGAACGGACACCCCTTCAATGGTCGCCCCTGTGTCATCGTCTTTGCTTTGCCCAACATTGTACGCCGCATGGGTGAAGCTCAGCTGAAGAACAACCAACCGATGGGTCAGAAGAATTCAG GACCAATTTAG
- the LOC123450494 gene encoding uncharacterized protein LOC123450494, producing the protein MRCEQVYIDYPSSLSAVLCPPPAQRTFPRSPRPSRSDRSLPPFPSSPRSPADRNPDRRADGLCLPPVRNSGRGNDTRSSEASASATLRHTETATLGGRGGHAHRGVDAQGDQRRPASAGQYLHGDPHPTGAAVPGRAHQRPPAAAAAAAAACLEPPLPWGLPSLSRPSVC; encoded by the exons ATGCGATGCGAGCAG gtaTATATAGATTATCCTTCCTCTCTTTCTGCCGTGCTCTGTCCTCCCCCTGCACAACGAACCTTCCCCCGTTCCCCTCGTCCTTCCAGATCCGATCGAAGCCTCCCCCCATTCCCCTCGTCCCCTCGGTCGCCGGCCGACCGCAACCCGGATCGCCGCGCCGACGGGCTTTGCCTCCCTCCGGTCCGAAACTCCGGTCGCGGCAACGACACGCGTTCGTCCGAGGCATCTGCTTCAGCGACTCTCCGGCACACGGAGACTGCCACACTTGGAGGGCGCGGCGGACACGCGCATCGGGGGGTGGATGCACAAGGGGATCAGCGGCGGCCAGCGTCGGCGGGTCAGTATCTGCATGGAGATCCTCACCCGACCGGCGCTGCTGTTCCTGGACGAGCCCACCAGCGgccacccgccgccgccgccgcagcagcaGCCGCCTGCCTCGAGCCGCCGTTGCCATGGGGATtaccctctctctctcgcccttcCGTATGTTGA